One window of Candidatus Neomarinimicrobiota bacterium genomic DNA carries:
- the hflK gene encoding FtsH protease activity modulator HflK, which yields MARRIIIGDQEVNIPDRLLKLGLVPLIGIGVLLWFLSGIYIVGPDEIGVVQTFGKYTRQAQSGLNYHFPFPIETVQTPKVTEVKRIEIGFRTVGQNQYRTISQESLMLTGDENIVDAEMIVQYKIKDPVAYSFNFVKPELTVREASEASLRTVVGRHNIDEALTSGKFMIQEETKELLQSILDKYDTGIIVVAVQLQDVSPPKEVIAAFKDVASAKEDKNRMVNQAQGYRNDIIPKARGEAQAQLREAEGFKEARISRAQGDVAKFNSMLKEYRKAKAVTKTRLYLETVENVLSKADKIVIPDSEDGNVLNLLNLNPKGGK from the coding sequence ATGGCTAGACGTATTATTATAGGAGATCAGGAAGTGAATATCCCCGATAGACTATTAAAGTTAGGACTTGTTCCATTAATTGGGATTGGTGTGTTGCTTTGGTTTTTATCGGGAATCTATATTGTGGGGCCTGATGAAATAGGTGTTGTCCAAACATTTGGGAAGTACACAAGACAAGCACAATCCGGGCTTAATTATCATTTCCCGTTCCCGATTGAAACCGTACAAACTCCAAAAGTAACAGAGGTGAAGCGAATTGAAATTGGTTTTCGAACAGTGGGGCAAAATCAATATCGAACCATATCACAAGAAAGTCTCATGCTCACGGGTGATGAAAATATTGTGGATGCAGAAATGATAGTGCAGTACAAAATAAAGGATCCCGTCGCGTACTCTTTTAATTTTGTAAAACCGGAATTAACAGTCAGGGAAGCGTCCGAAGCATCTCTGAGAACTGTAGTTGGGCGTCACAACATTGATGAAGCTCTAACCTCCGGGAAGTTTATGATTCAGGAAGAAACCAAAGAACTGTTACAGTCTATTTTGGATAAATACGATACAGGTATTATAGTTGTAGCTGTTCAGCTTCAGGATGTTTCACCACCGAAGGAAGTGATTGCGGCTTTTAAAGATGTCGCTTCGGCAAAAGAGGATAAAAATAGAATGGTCAATCAGGCGCAGGGGTACAGGAACGATATTATTCCAAAAGCGCGGGGGGAGGCACAAGCACAACTACGAGAAGCTGAAGGATTTAAAGAAGCACGAATTAGTCGCGCTCAAGGTGATGTAGCAAAATTCAATTCCATGTTGAAAGAGTATAGAAAAGCAAAAGCCGTCACAAAAACTCGGTTGTATCTTGAGACCGTAGAAAACGTTTTATCCAAGGCGGATAAAATAGTGATTCCAGATTCTGAGGACGGAAATGTTTTAAATTTATTGAATCTTAACCCTAAGGGAGGCAAATAA
- the rpoN gene encoding RNA polymerase factor sigma-54 codes for MVKLQQQLRQKQSLTPQQILQATMLQKNVADLEDSIIEELENNPTLEQEESKLDQDSELDTDGKDEVDWDEEMDDYEPGYTAPRKEESLDLPLPDRPDFIAGLIKQIELLGMGTEELEIAKDIIWNLDERGYLSTDLELLADRFEISKSDLDHTLNKIYMLEPKGLGARNLRECLLLQLNNKTGSLAHQILSDHFDDFANHRYEIIEKSLSCSKEDLSTAIGQISSLNPKPGEAQQITKDETVIPDVILTKRDDEWFVTTNDNWIPELRINSTYKLMAKQNSQNAEAKRFIQKKINSAEWFIDALHQRRKTLINVSTAILLRQPEFFKGNINSISPMKLQDIADDISMDVSTISRATRGKYADTPYGVFELKSFFSESIGLKSGEEISNKMIKLEVKNIIKKENKSHPLTDEEIMEFLNNQGFPVARRTVAKYRDQLKIPVARLRRQIQQ; via the coding sequence ATGGTAAAACTTCAACAACAACTACGCCAAAAACAATCGCTGACTCCGCAGCAAATTCTTCAAGCAACAATGTTGCAAAAAAATGTGGCAGATCTTGAGGATAGTATTATTGAAGAATTAGAAAATAATCCGACGCTTGAGCAAGAAGAATCAAAATTAGATCAGGATTCCGAATTAGACACAGATGGTAAAGACGAGGTGGATTGGGATGAAGAAATGGATGATTATGAACCGGGCTATACGGCTCCCAGAAAAGAGGAATCGCTAGATCTTCCGCTTCCTGATCGACCTGATTTTATCGCTGGATTAATCAAACAAATTGAATTACTTGGGATGGGTACGGAAGAACTGGAAATAGCAAAAGACATTATCTGGAATTTGGATGAACGAGGTTATTTATCGACTGATTTGGAACTATTGGCCGATAGATTCGAGATTTCAAAATCAGATCTTGATCATACATTAAACAAAATCTATATGTTGGAACCTAAAGGATTAGGTGCTCGAAATTTACGGGAATGTCTTTTGCTTCAACTAAACAACAAGACCGGTTCTTTGGCACATCAAATTCTTAGCGACCATTTTGATGATTTTGCGAATCATCGTTATGAAATAATTGAAAAATCCCTTTCTTGCTCAAAAGAGGATCTTTCAACGGCAATTGGCCAAATTTCCAGTTTAAATCCTAAGCCGGGTGAAGCCCAGCAAATTACCAAGGATGAAACGGTCATTCCGGATGTTATTCTGACAAAAAGAGATGACGAGTGGTTCGTTACGACGAATGATAATTGGATACCGGAATTGAGAATTAACAGTACTTATAAATTGATGGCAAAACAAAATTCGCAGAATGCGGAAGCGAAACGATTTATACAAAAAAAGATCAATTCTGCAGAATGGTTTATTGATGCTTTACACCAAAGGAGAAAGACTTTAATCAACGTTTCTACTGCAATTTTGCTTAGGCAACCTGAGTTTTTTAAGGGTAATATCAACTCTATTTCGCCGATGAAACTTCAAGATATTGCTGATGATATATCCATGGATGTTTCCACGATTAGCCGTGCAACACGCGGGAAATATGCAGATACTCCCTATGGAGTATTCGAATTAAAGTCCTTTTTTTCGGAATCGATTGGACTTAAATCTGGAGAAGAAATCAGCAATAAAATGATTAAACTTGAAGTGAAAAATATTATAAAAAAGGAAAACAAATCGCATCCGCTAACGGATGAAGAAATTATGGAATTTTTAAATAATCAAGGATTCCCAGTCGCGCGTAGAACCGTAGCAAAATATAGGGATCAATTGAAAATTCCAGTTGCCAGATTGCGCAGACAAATTCAACAATAG
- the lptB gene encoding LPS export ABC transporter ATP-binding protein, with amino-acid sequence MMTEKQILSTKGLYKQYGRRLVVSNVDLEVRKGEIVGLLGPNGAGKTTTFYMITGMIKPTKGKILLNENDITNEAMYRRARKGIGYLAQEPSIFGKLTVEENLKLVLEMSSFNKDAQEEKIEKLLEDLSITHLRNNKGNNLSGGERRRVEISRTLALDPDFILLDEPFAGVDPIAVEDIQSIVHSLKKRNIGVLITDHNVRETLSITDRSYLLFEGKILKSGTSESLANDEEARRLYLGEKFKLN; translated from the coding sequence ATGATGACTGAGAAACAAATCCTAAGTACAAAAGGACTGTATAAACAATACGGGAGGCGTTTGGTGGTTAGCAATGTTGACCTAGAAGTCCGCAAAGGTGAAATTGTAGGTTTGCTTGGTCCAAACGGAGCTGGAAAGACCACAACGTTTTATATGATCACCGGTATGATCAAACCTACAAAAGGTAAGATTTTGTTAAATGAAAATGATATCACCAACGAAGCTATGTATCGTCGCGCCAGAAAAGGAATCGGATATTTGGCTCAGGAGCCCTCCATTTTTGGGAAATTAACAGTAGAAGAAAATCTTAAACTTGTGCTGGAAATGAGTTCTTTTAATAAAGACGCTCAGGAAGAAAAGATAGAAAAATTATTAGAAGATTTAAGTATTACCCATTTGAGAAATAATAAAGGGAACAACCTATCCGGGGGCGAACGACGACGAGTTGAAATCAGTAGGACTCTTGCTTTGGATCCGGATTTCATTCTTTTGGATGAACCATTTGCGGGAGTAGATCCAATTGCAGTGGAAGATATTCAATCGATTGTTCATTCTCTTAAAAAACGAAATATTGGAGTTTTAATCACCGATCATAATGTTAGAGAAACGCTTTCCATCACGGATCGATCTTATCTTCTTTTTGAGGGTAAAATTCTCAAATCCGGAACATCGGAATCATTAGCCAATGATGAAGAGGCGCGCCGCCTTTATTTGGGCGAAAAATTCAAACTGAATTAA
- the lptC gene encoding LPS export ABC transporter periplasmic protein LptC, producing the protein MFKIRISLVLFILIGCSELPENSMEYSRREIPDQESWGVTITLTDEGLRRAVVKSGHLQKFHDRQFINLDQNVDIDFFDDNENHTSNLLSQFATVDEKTNSMKAVGQVIVVSDSGVTLFTDTLSWDNRKELVFTNDSVMVVTEEKDTLYGVGFESDMGLEYWKILKPSGVIGQDNNDD; encoded by the coding sequence ATGTTTAAGATCCGAATTTCACTCGTATTATTTATTCTGATAGGATGTTCGGAACTCCCCGAAAATTCGATGGAGTATTCCCGCAGAGAAATCCCCGACCAGGAAAGCTGGGGGGTTACAATCACTTTGACGGATGAAGGATTGCGCCGCGCTGTTGTGAAATCGGGACATTTACAAAAATTCCATGATCGTCAGTTCATCAATTTAGACCAAAATGTTGACATAGACTTTTTTGATGACAATGAAAATCACACAAGTAATCTTTTATCTCAATTTGCAACAGTGGACGAAAAAACAAATTCTATGAAAGCAGTTGGACAAGTTATTGTGGTATCTGACAGCGGCGTAACTCTTTTTACAGATACTCTTTCATGGGACAATAGAAAAGAATTAGTTTTCACGAATGATTCAGTAATGGTTGTAACAGAAGAAAAAGACACATTATACGGTGTTGGTTTTGAATCTGATATGGGACTAGAATACTGGAAAATTTTAAAGCCATCCGGAGTCATTGGACAGGATAATAATGATGACTGA
- a CDS encoding HAD hydrolase family protein yields the protein MSDLHKKLTKIKMVITDVDGVLTDGSIYKGSNGMELKRFNVSDGAGVAIARAAHLKTAMISGRYSDATEERAKELNIEDVYNGSLNKIGPYEEIKSKHNLKDENIAFIGDDLIDIPVMELAGVPIAVNNAVDSVKEIAIYITKTNGGDGAFREAVTWILNETNTYEKALIALRKTIDQS from the coding sequence ATGTCTGATTTACATAAAAAATTAACAAAAATTAAAATGGTGATAACTGATGTAGATGGCGTTTTAACCGATGGTTCTATTTACAAAGGATCTAACGGAATGGAATTAAAACGTTTCAATGTTTCTGATGGTGCCGGTGTGGCGATCGCACGTGCAGCCCATTTAAAAACCGCCATGATATCCGGAAGATATTCTGATGCGACTGAAGAACGCGCTAAGGAACTCAACATTGAGGATGTTTATAATGGTTCTCTAAATAAGATCGGACCTTACGAAGAGATAAAATCAAAACACAATCTCAAGGATGAAAATATAGCTTTCATTGGTGATGATCTTATTGATATCCCAGTGATGGAGTTAGCGGGGGTGCCGATTGCTGTAAACAATGCAGTAGATTCCGTTAAAGAAATTGCTATTTATATAACCAAAACAAACGGTGGTGACGGAGCATTTCGAGAAGCAGTAACTTGGATTCTTAATGAAACAAACACTTACGAAAAAGCGTTGATTGCGTTAAGAAAGACTATTGATCAATCTTAA
- the kdsA gene encoding 3-deoxy-8-phosphooctulonate synthase, whose protein sequence is MNIVSVGTIEFGKDPMPLIGGPCVIESLEHSLKMASSIKEIAEKIGFPFVFKSSFDKANRTSIHSYRGLGFEKGLEILSKVKSEFDVPILTDIHNAEQAKPASEVADILQIPAFLCRQTDLLIAAAKTQSVVNVKKGQFLSPWDAKNIVEKLKESGTNKILLTERGHQFGYNNLVSDMRSIPIMQKFDYPVIFDATHSAQLPGGNGDGTSGMREFIPVVARAAVAAGTDAIFMEIHDNVDEAKSDASTQWPLNKLGELLESLKRIRSAI, encoded by the coding sequence ATGAATATCGTATCCGTTGGAACCATAGAATTCGGGAAAGACCCTATGCCATTGATAGGAGGTCCTTGCGTTATTGAAAGTTTGGAACATTCTCTCAAAATGGCAAGTTCTATAAAGGAAATTGCTGAAAAAATTGGTTTTCCTTTTGTATTTAAAAGCTCTTTTGATAAAGCAAATCGAACATCTATTCATTCTTATAGAGGTCTTGGATTTGAAAAAGGATTAGAGATTCTTTCAAAAGTAAAATCTGAATTTGATGTTCCAATTTTAACTGATATTCACAATGCAGAACAGGCAAAACCAGCATCTGAAGTTGCTGACATTTTGCAAATACCCGCATTTTTATGCCGGCAAACAGACTTACTTATTGCAGCTGCAAAAACCCAAAGTGTCGTTAATGTGAAAAAAGGTCAGTTCCTGTCTCCATGGGATGCAAAAAATATTGTGGAAAAACTGAAAGAATCCGGCACGAATAAGATCTTGCTAACAGAACGCGGGCATCAGTTTGGATACAATAATTTAGTCTCGGATATGAGGTCTATTCCAATCATGCAGAAATTTGATTATCCCGTTATATTTGATGCAACTCATAGCGCTCAACTACCGGGCGGAAATGGTGATGGGACGTCCGGAATGAGAGAATTTATTCCGGTTGTGGCTCGCGCTGCAGTTGCCGCCGGAACTGATGCAATTTTTATGGAAATTCACGATAATGTGGATGAAGCAAAGTCCGATGCATCTACCCAATGGCCTCTTAATAAACTTGGTGAATTACTAGAATCTCTAAAACGGATTCGATCTGCTATCTAA